A stretch of Catenulispora sp. MAP5-51 DNA encodes these proteins:
- a CDS encoding LLM class flavin-dependent oxidoreductase → MRIGVFLLAAGFPGFSPEQTLRTALEYGSAAEDAGFDDVFVAEHHFMPYGTCPSALTFAALLAGRTRRIGIGTAVTVLSTAHPVAVAEQAAMLDVLTGGRFTLGVGRGGPWVDLEVFGTGMEGLSHRAFAEGLDVLCAWRSQDSVSYDGEFHRFREVPVVPRGRPRMLVACTSPETAAMAAARRLPMLLGMHCDDAEKAAMVRAHGVRAPHASVVVAHVAESRAAGISLLRQTMPAWLRPGMDAHVRFDGTRQPMRDPDAYAEHLTAIHPIGPASYCADRILQARQATGIDHFLLFVEGGGPEHTLENIKTLGSSVLPLLRNA, encoded by the coding sequence ATGCGGATCGGCGTCTTCCTGTTGGCAGCGGGCTTTCCGGGCTTCTCCCCGGAGCAGACGCTGCGCACCGCTCTGGAGTACGGCTCCGCCGCCGAGGACGCCGGGTTCGACGACGTCTTCGTGGCCGAGCACCATTTCATGCCGTACGGCACCTGCCCTTCAGCTCTCACTTTCGCCGCACTGCTGGCCGGACGCACCCGGAGGATCGGGATCGGGACCGCCGTGACGGTCCTGTCCACGGCGCACCCGGTCGCGGTGGCCGAGCAGGCGGCGATGCTCGACGTGCTCACCGGCGGGCGGTTCACGCTGGGGGTCGGGCGCGGCGGGCCGTGGGTGGACCTGGAGGTCTTCGGCACCGGGATGGAGGGGCTGTCGCACCGGGCCTTCGCCGAGGGGCTGGACGTCCTGTGCGCCTGGCGTTCGCAGGACTCTGTTTCCTACGACGGCGAGTTCCACCGGTTCCGCGAGGTCCCCGTGGTGCCGCGCGGGCGTCCGCGGATGCTGGTGGCGTGCACCTCGCCGGAGACGGCGGCGATGGCGGCCGCCCGACGGCTGCCGATGCTGCTCGGCATGCACTGCGACGACGCCGAGAAGGCGGCGATGGTGCGGGCCCACGGAGTCCGCGCGCCGCATGCCTCGGTCGTGGTGGCCCACGTCGCCGAGTCCCGCGCGGCGGGTATCAGCCTTCTGCGACAGACGATGCCGGCGTGGCTGCGCCCCGGCATGGACGCGCACGTCCGGTTCGACGGGACCAGGCAGCCGATGCGCGACCCCGACGCCTACGCCGAGCACCTGACGGCGATCCACCCGATCGGGCCGGCCTCGTACTGCGCCGACCGCATCCTGCAGGCCCGGCAGGCCACCGGGATCGACCACTTCCTGCTCTTCGTCGAGGGCGGCGGCCCCGAGCACACGCTGGAGAACATCAAGACTTTGGGAAGTTCAGTGCTACCGCTATTACGCAACGCCTGA
- a CDS encoding SCO5389 family protein — protein MSLDVSPDLLDAAERGEVTDEQFAECVRDSLPYAWLMVSDLSTRLHVDGADGTGFVDNTTPPPDEQARGQLLRALASDAIRGCLERHFGVRLAFQNCHRVAVFPAGTSADSEVYSRFTSVRSQLLNQSPLLRDC, from the coding sequence ATGTCCCTCGATGTTTCCCCGGATCTGCTTGACGCCGCCGAGCGCGGCGAGGTGACCGACGAGCAGTTCGCCGAGTGCGTCCGGGACTCGCTGCCCTACGCGTGGCTGATGGTCAGCGACCTGTCGACCCGGCTGCACGTCGACGGCGCGGACGGGACCGGCTTCGTGGACAACACCACGCCGCCGCCGGACGAGCAGGCCCGCGGTCAGCTGCTGCGGGCGCTGGCCAGCGACGCCATCCGCGGCTGCCTGGAACGGCACTTCGGGGTCAGGCTGGCGTTCCAGAACTGCCACCGGGTCGCGGTCTTCCCCGCGGGGACGTCCGCGGACTCCGAGGTGTACAGCCGGTTCACCTCTGTTCGTTCTCAGCTGCTGAACCAGTCGCCGCTGCTGCGCGACTGCTGA
- a CDS encoding tetratricopeptide repeat protein — protein MDEAQSAPPDPRALLAAELLAVQEATGLSLKELERVTHVSDSSLSRYLAGRSVPPWTVVQAMSRLARRDPDGLRTAWAAARGARLNVPRGAAGVGGGVGGRGGGVGGAAAWERDDLPRAPLGFVGRGPELATLVTTPGVWVVDGMAGVGKSTLAVRAARTLAEAERRRTLYLDLHGHTSHRAPMAPSDALAALLTAIGVPDKRIPEDPDLRAALWRGEAARRTPVVVLDDAMDSAQVRPLLPGAADAVVLVTSRRRLLSLDGARSLTLAVPSLPECRELVDVIAGPQRRAAEPEAVDAIIEACGRLPLAVQLCAARLRHRPAWSAAFLAERLRRENRRRRELAADGGGVDAALALSVAHLTDTERSGFALLGSLPGPEFDAYAAAALLDAHPADAEDLSQTLVDAHLLDESAAGRYRLHDLTRDHARAMGEPARAAAERRLVDYYIAAAAAASTAFDPYGASRIGLIQPALPDGRLPEFVDAAEGGAWFEENLPTLIHLSGTALDERSLALLRNSVCFLWTSSRPAAMTALGRLARTGTRSPGMEQDHAWAARMLGIASQIAGRPEEAIEHYETALIGAGDALRATLIGALALTATSLWRLADARKYGEQAVAYFRANPDLHHLGLALTNLGEIANRQHHPEEAIALATEALALFERGGYETGRSAALIVLGDAKRATNRPHQALDHYRAALHAAEEQGYLDGTGRSLQGLAISHRDLADFTQALRYHDRLDKLLTDVDIAHADIPESLNERARTELAAGRDEEAEASAERALTLALELHNPYEEARASMLLAKFATLHDQPDRAQELTRRAKEIWAALGISARGGASESEA, from the coding sequence GTGGACGAGGCCCAGAGCGCTCCGCCGGATCCGCGCGCGCTGCTGGCCGCCGAGTTGCTGGCGGTGCAGGAGGCCACGGGGCTCAGCCTCAAGGAGTTGGAACGGGTCACGCACGTCAGCGACTCGTCCTTGTCCCGTTACCTGGCCGGCCGCTCGGTGCCGCCGTGGACGGTGGTGCAGGCGATGAGCCGTCTGGCCCGCCGAGATCCCGACGGACTGCGCACAGCGTGGGCGGCGGCACGCGGCGCGCGGCTGAACGTCCCGCGTGGTGCCGCCGGTGTCGGCGGCGGCGTCGGCGGTCGCGGTGGCGGCGTCGGTGGTGCGGCCGCGTGGGAGCGCGACGACCTCCCGCGCGCCCCCCTCGGCTTCGTCGGACGCGGTCCGGAACTGGCGACGCTGGTGACGACGCCCGGGGTCTGGGTCGTGGACGGCATGGCGGGGGTCGGCAAGAGCACGCTGGCGGTCCGTGCCGCGCGGACCCTGGCCGAGGCCGAGCGTCGCAGAACCCTGTATCTCGACCTCCACGGCCACACCTCGCACCGTGCGCCAATGGCGCCGAGTGACGCGCTGGCGGCGCTGCTGACCGCGATCGGCGTGCCGGACAAACGTATTCCGGAGGATCCGGACCTGCGAGCGGCGCTGTGGCGGGGCGAGGCGGCGCGGCGGACGCCGGTGGTCGTGCTCGACGACGCCATGGACTCCGCGCAGGTGCGTCCGCTGCTGCCGGGGGCGGCGGACGCCGTGGTCCTGGTGACGAGCCGGCGGCGGTTGCTGTCGCTGGATGGCGCGCGGTCGCTGACGCTGGCGGTGCCCTCGCTGCCGGAGTGCCGCGAGTTGGTGGACGTGATCGCCGGGCCGCAGCGCCGGGCGGCCGAACCGGAGGCCGTGGACGCGATCATCGAGGCGTGCGGCCGCCTGCCGCTGGCGGTGCAGTTGTGCGCGGCGCGGCTGCGGCACCGGCCGGCGTGGAGCGCGGCCTTCCTGGCCGAGCGGCTGCGCCGCGAGAATCGGCGGCGCCGCGAACTGGCGGCGGACGGCGGCGGCGTGGACGCGGCACTGGCGTTGTCAGTGGCGCACCTGACGGACACCGAGCGCTCGGGGTTCGCACTACTGGGATCGCTGCCGGGTCCGGAGTTCGACGCGTACGCCGCCGCCGCGCTGCTCGACGCGCATCCGGCCGACGCCGAGGATCTGTCGCAGACGCTGGTGGACGCGCACTTGCTCGACGAGTCGGCGGCCGGGCGCTACCGGCTGCACGACCTGACGCGCGACCACGCCCGGGCCATGGGGGAACCGGCGCGCGCGGCGGCCGAGCGGCGTCTTGTGGACTACTACATCGCCGCGGCGGCCGCGGCCTCGACGGCGTTCGATCCGTACGGCGCGAGCCGGATCGGCCTGATCCAGCCGGCCCTGCCCGACGGCCGGCTGCCGGAATTCGTGGACGCCGCAGAAGGCGGAGCCTGGTTCGAGGAGAACCTGCCGACCCTGATCCACCTGTCCGGGACCGCCCTCGACGAACGATCGCTGGCACTGCTCCGCAACAGCGTGTGCTTCCTCTGGACGAGCAGCCGGCCCGCCGCCATGACCGCACTGGGCCGCCTCGCCCGGACCGGCACCCGCTCCCCCGGCATGGAACAAGACCACGCCTGGGCCGCGCGCATGCTGGGCATCGCATCCCAGATCGCGGGCCGCCCCGAGGAAGCCATCGAGCACTACGAGACCGCGCTGATCGGTGCCGGGGACGCCCTGCGCGCCACCCTGATCGGCGCCTTGGCCCTCACCGCCACATCCCTGTGGCGCCTGGCCGACGCCCGCAAATACGGCGAACAGGCTGTGGCCTACTTCCGCGCCAACCCCGACCTCCACCACCTGGGCCTGGCCCTGACGAACCTGGGCGAGATCGCCAACCGCCAACACCACCCGGAAGAAGCCATCGCCCTGGCCACCGAAGCCCTCGCCCTCTTCGAGCGCGGCGGCTACGAAACCGGACGCAGCGCGGCCCTGATCGTCCTCGGCGACGCGAAGCGCGCCACCAACCGCCCCCACCAAGCACTGGACCACTACCGGGCCGCACTCCACGCGGCCGAGGAACAGGGTTACCTCGACGGCACCGGCCGCTCCCTCCAGGGCCTGGCCATCAGCCACCGCGACCTGGCCGACTTCACCCAAGCCCTGCGCTATCACGACCGTCTCGACAAACTCCTCACCGACGTCGACATCGCCCACGCCGACATCCCGGAATCCCTGAACGAACGCGCCCGCACCGAACTCGCCGCCGGCCGGGACGAGGAGGCCGAAGCATCCGCCGAGCGCGCCCTGACCCTCGCCCTGGAACTCCACAACCCGTACGAGGAAGCTCGCGCGTCAATGCTCCTCGCGAAGTTCGCGACGCTGCACGACCAGCCGGACAGGGCGCAGGAGCTGACGCGCCGGGCGAAGGAGATCTGGGCGGCGCTCGGGATCTCGGCTCGGGGTGGAGCGTCGGAATCAGAGGCCTGA
- a CDS encoding LysR family transcriptional regulator has translation MQTPDVRLLRSFLAVARERSISGAARRLFMSQQTLSEQIRQLEKTLGVPLLLRGSRGVTLTAAGERLAAGAASVTAELDALVAEVRRIA, from the coding sequence ATGCAAACGCCCGACGTGCGCCTGCTCAGGTCCTTCCTGGCCGTGGCCCGCGAGCGCAGCATCAGCGGCGCGGCCCGCCGCCTGTTCATGTCCCAGCAGACGCTCTCAGAGCAGATCCGCCAACTGGAGAAGACCCTCGGAGTCCCACTCCTGCTGCGCGGCTCCCGCGGCGTCACCCTGACCGCGGCGGGGGAACGCCTCGCGGCCGGCGCCGCCTCGGTCACCGCGGAGCTCGACGCGCTGGTGGCCGAGGTGCGCCGGATCGCTTGA